TTCACCGGTGAAATTAAAACCAAATCCGGCTATCTTTAAAATGCTTGCCCCAAACATAACCGGCACGGCAAGAAAAAATGTAAATTCCGCCGCAACGGTTCTCGATACGCCTATCATAAGCGCGCCTATAATAGTCGCGCCCGAACGCGACGTACCCGGGAAAACCGCCGCAATCAGCTGGAATATGCCAATCATAACCGCCGTTTGAAGCGTTATGTCCTTAATCCTTGTAATTTTCGGCTTAATATTTTTATTCCTGTTTTCGATTACAATAAATAAAACGCCGAAAACTATAAGCGAAACCGCAACTGTTTGATAGTTATAAAAAAGCTCGTTAAGTTTTTCGTCAAAAAGTATCCCCACTGCCGCTGCCGGCACACATGCAACCGCAATCTTACACCACATAATAAACGTGTCTTTTTTAATCATGACCTTCCCCTTATATTTTTTAAACGGGAAAAGCTTTTTCCAAAAAATAAGCACAACCGCAAGTATAGCCCCTAATTGTATAACAACAAGGAACATTTCAAGAAACTCCGCGCTCGCCTCAAGTTTTACAAACTGATCCAACAGTATCATGTGTCCGGTGCTGCTTATAGGCAGCCATTCTGTAATCCCTTCAACTATGCCGAATAGCACAGCCTTTAAAAACTCCAACATTTTATTTTTCCTCCTGATTTTTTTATAATAATAGTATATATTATACTTCCATTTAAACAATACAAAATTTAACATCTTAAAAATTTTTTAATATAATTTACCAATACTCCTTTACCAGATTACATTTTAATGGTAAAATTATTTAATAAAGTGCTGGGGGTGCTGCCTTAATAAAGTCAGCTGAGAGAAATGTGTTTCAACTCCTTATACCTGATCCGGTTCGTACCGGCGTAGGGAAGCTATATGGAAAGGTATGCAGTCCAAAGCACAGTTATTTAAAGCTGTGCTTTTTTTTGGCCAAAAATAAGAGGTGAATAATTATGAAAACAAAAAAACTCACGCTTTGCGCAATGCTTATTGCAATCGGGATACTTGCCGGTAATTTTATTTACATACCTATCGGCGCATCAAAATGTTTTCCGGTGCAGGCGGCCGTCAACGTTATAGCAAGCGTAATACTCGGCCCCGCTTATGCCGTTTTAACGGCTTTCGGAATATCCCTTGTACGCAATATAATAGGAACAGGCAGTATTATGGCCTTTCCCGGAAGCATGGCAGGCGCATTTTTGGCGTCCATATTATACGCCAAAACAAAGAGTACCGCCGCCGCCGCTTCAGGAGAAGTTATAGGCACCGGCATCATAGGCGCGTTAATCGCCGTTCCGATTAGCAAATTTATATTGGGCAGTGAAGTCGGGGCATTATTTTATGTTGGCCCGTTCATAGTCAGCTCATTAGGAGGCGCCATTATAGGATACCTTATATTAAAATCAACCGAAATTATACGTCTTGGTAAAAAATTCAACGATTAATCAACGGAGGTATATAAAATGAAAAACGTATTGACAATAGCCGGCAGCGATTCATGCGGCGGGGCCGGAATACAGGCTGATATTAAAACTTTCTGCGCTCACGGCACATATGCGATGAGCGTAATAACGGCAGTTACCGTTCAAAACACTATGGGCGTATTCGGGTGTCAGGATATTTCCCCGGAAATTATTTCCGGACAGATTGACGCAATATTTACAGATATAGACGTAAGCGCTGTTAAAGTAGGCATGGTAAGCCAGATAGGAACTATTAATGCAATAGCCGACAAGCTT
This genomic window from Anaerotignum faecicola contains:
- the thiW gene encoding energy coupling factor transporter S component ThiW, which gives rise to MKTKKLTLCAMLIAIGILAGNFIYIPIGASKCFPVQAAVNVIASVILGPAYAVLTAFGISLVRNIIGTGSIMAFPGSMAGAFLASILYAKTKSTAAAASGEVIGTGIIGALIAVPISKFILGSEVGALFYVGPFIVSSLGGAIIGYLILKSTEIIRLGKKFND
- a CDS encoding undecaprenyl-diphosphate phosphatase yields the protein MLEFLKAVLFGIVEGITEWLPISSTGHMILLDQFVKLEASAEFLEMFLVVIQLGAILAVVLIFWKKLFPFKKYKGKVMIKKDTFIMWCKIAVACVPAAAVGILFDEKLNELFYNYQTVAVSLIVFGVLFIVIENRNKNIKPKITRIKDITLQTAVMIGIFQLIAAVFPGTSRSGATIIGALMIGVSRTVAAEFTFFLAVPVMFGASILKIAGFGFNFTGEEMMVLLTGMSVAFIVSVIVIKFLMGYIKKHDFKVFGWYRIVLGVIVLAYFIFTKNSVV